Within Marinilabiliales bacterium, the genomic segment GAGATGTCCGGGATTACCGGTGCTTGTTATTCGGTTACAACCGGGTTAATTGCGATTAAAAAAACAGAGGGGACCGTTTTGCGGCCCCCTCCCCTTGAAAAACCGGAGGGGCCTATTATCGGGCTCCTCCCGGAAAATGTGTTTTATGCGCTTTTGAGTTTTTCAGCCACTGCATTCCAGTTGATTACCTCCCAGAAGGCTGATATGTAGTCGCCTCTGCGATTCTGATACCTTAGGTAATATGCGTGCTCCCAGACATCTATGCCAAGAACGGGAACACCCTGTTCACCGGCCGGGATAATGTCCATCAGCGGGTTATCCTGGTTGGGTGTGGATGTTACCTTAAGCCTCCCTTCGCTCGCGATGAGCCACGCCCAGCCCGATCCGAACCTGGTGGCAGCTGCATTCGAGAACAGTTCGCGGAATTTTTCAAATGACCCGAATGAACCGTTTATTGCCGACATCAGTTCACCTGAAGGGCGGCCGCCACCGTTGGGCGACATGACCTCCCAAAAGAGATTATGGTTGAAATGCCCTCCACCGTTGTTACGTACAGCCATATTGAAGGAA encodes:
- a CDS encoding superoxide dismutase, yielding MDKRTFIKKGLLGLGGIISAPLMAKGQGTYAANRLSQEEPAGSKFSLPSLPYSYDALEPHIDAQTMNIHHTRHHQAYVNNLNNALKGTGSEEMTLEDINRNISSFNMAVRNNGGGHFNHNLFWEVMSPNGGGRPSGELMSAINGSFGSFEKFRELFSNAAATRFGSGWAWLIASEGRLKVTSTPNQDNPLMDIIPAGEQGVPVLGIDVWEHAYYLRYQNRRGDYISAFWEVINWNAVAEKLKSA